One window of Azospirillum sp. TSA2s genomic DNA carries:
- a CDS encoding lytic transglycosylase domain-containing protein, translated as MKVAQPPLAPVPERKPDIPPSLADGAGGESSFRDALVQTNRPGTETAPVGGPANGRLQGGQKAPPLPAAKPPAPILLTDGTQVPFPSAKPVTPIRLTDGTVVPLPALKPPALKPPTVNSETPVLLADSASADGGAAAPRAPLPGLKPAAPVVGPAVAQGPNPSSKKVAETVKAVNSDDPTATRVLVASQQVAGLSGHSFTAILAQATQESGLDPGARNSRSSAAGPFQFLESTWLDLFRRHGAAYGQGELASHIQVRNGVSSVKDPAIRRQILELRHDVDLSAGMAARYLAEGREALEKRLGRPASESESRMAYVLGSGGAAKLIRAAESSPGAVAADLLPSAAKANHNLFHDRSTGRALTAAETVGRLTRRMEIDQREMFAAIGKALEQPRRLEEGGASPLNPYQAV; from the coding sequence ATGAAGGTTGCGCAGCCCCCTCTCGCCCCCGTTCCGGAGCGCAAGCCCGATATTCCCCCGTCGCTGGCCGATGGCGCCGGCGGCGAGTCGTCCTTCCGTGATGCGCTGGTCCAGACCAATCGGCCCGGCACCGAGACCGCGCCCGTCGGCGGTCCCGCCAACGGCAGGCTCCAGGGCGGCCAGAAGGCACCGCCCCTGCCGGCCGCCAAGCCCCCGGCCCCGATCCTGTTGACCGACGGCACCCAGGTCCCCTTTCCGTCGGCCAAGCCGGTCACTCCGATCCGCTTGACCGACGGTACGGTCGTGCCGCTCCCCGCCCTCAAACCGCCCGCCCTCAAACCGCCCACCGTCAATTCGGAGACGCCGGTCCTGCTGGCGGACTCCGCGTCGGCGGACGGCGGGGCCGCGGCGCCACGCGCGCCCCTGCCCGGACTGAAGCCGGCGGCGCCGGTGGTGGGGCCGGCGGTGGCTCAAGGCCCGAATCCAAGCTCGAAAAAGGTGGCGGAGACGGTGAAGGCGGTGAACTCCGACGATCCGACCGCCACGCGGGTGCTGGTCGCCTCGCAGCAGGTCGCCGGCCTGTCGGGCCACAGCTTCACCGCGATCCTGGCCCAGGCCACCCAGGAAAGCGGGCTGGACCCCGGCGCCAGGAACAGCCGCAGCTCCGCCGCCGGCCCGTTCCAGTTCCTCGAATCGACATGGCTCGACCTGTTCCGCCGCCATGGCGCCGCCTATGGCCAGGGTGAGCTGGCCTCGCACATCCAGGTCCGCAACGGCGTGTCCAGCGTCAAGGATCCGGCGATCCGCCGCCAGATCCTGGAGCTGCGCCACGATGTCGACCTGTCGGCCGGCATGGCCGCCCGCTATCTGGCCGAGGGGCGTGAGGCACTGGAGAAGCGGCTGGGCCGCCCGGCCAGCGAATCGGAGAGCCGCATGGCCTATGTTCTGGGCTCCGGCGGGGCGGCAAAGCTGATTCGCGCCGCCGAATCGAGCCCCGGCGCCGTCGCAGCCGACCTGTTGCCCAGCGCGGCGAAGGCGAATCACAACCTGTTCCACGACCGCTCCACCGGCCGCGCGCTCACTGCGGCCGAAACGGTGGGCCGCCTGACCCGCCGCATGGAGATCGACCAGCGCGAGATGTTCGCGGCGATCGGCAAGGCGCTGGAACAGCCGCGCCGCCTGGAAGAAGGCGGCGCATCGCCGCTCAACCCCTATCAGGCGGTCTGA